GAGGGCGCCCGGCTGGCCGGAGGGCGCTGGAATCACCGCGGCGTCGCGATGATCTACACCTCGGGTACCCTGTCACTCGCGGCGCTCGAGTACTTCGTTCACCTGGACCCGGGCGAGGCCCCGGCCGATCTGACCGGAATCCCGGCCGATATCCCGGACACGGTCTCCCGCCATGAGATCCGGATCGAGGGGCTCCCGGAAAACTGGCGGAGCCATCCCGCTCCCGGGCGTCTGGCCGAGCTCGGCTCGGAATGGGTGCGGTCCGGCCGGACCGCCGTGCTGGTCGTCCCCTCGGCGGTCGTTCCCCGGGAACCCAACTACCTGCTGAGTCCGACCCATCGAGACTTTCGCCGGATTCGGGTCGGGACACCGGAACCCTTCGGCTTCGATCCTCGGATGTGGAAGCGCTGACGTGAGCGCGCGCTGCGCTCAGCCGGAGAGGGCTTCGACAGCCTCCTCGCTAGAGTCCGAACCAGCCGCGGAACTCGCTCACCAGTCGCCGCTCCTCCGGCTCGGAGACCTCCTTG
Above is a genomic segment from Candidatus Methylomirabilota bacterium containing:
- a CDS encoding RES family NAD+ phosphorylase, whose protein sequence is MRVWRVCRRPHGTFDGEGARLAGGRWNHRGVAMIYTSGTLSLAALEYFVHLDPGEAPADLTGIPADIPDTVSRHEIRIEGLPENWRSHPAPGRLAELGSEWVRSGRTAVLVVPSAVVPREPNYLLSPTHRDFRRIRVGTPEPFGFDPRMWKR